One genomic window of Pseudomonas chlororaphis subsp. piscium includes the following:
- a CDS encoding pilus assembly protein PilZ, whose translation MPDSRKSLRIKIQHESFGECLGQTRNLSASGVYVQHPALAALPKGAVVYGQVQGLPMSAPRVKMEVVLVDAEGIGLRYL comes from the coding sequence ATGCCCGATTCGCGCAAATCCCTGAGGATCAAGATCCAGCACGAAAGCTTCGGCGAATGCCTGGGCCAGACGCGCAACCTGTCTGCCAGTGGGGTGTACGTCCAGCACCCTGCATTGGCGGCGCTGCCCAAGGGCGCGGTGGTTTACGGCCAGGTGCAAGGCCTGCCGATGAGCGCCCCGCGAGTGAAGATGGAGGTGGTGCTGGTGGACGCCGAGGGGATCGGCCTGCGTTATCTCTGA
- a CDS encoding tetratricopeptide repeat protein, whose translation MLESLEKMLAKGMDNSLLRFGLGKGYLDLHEYAKAAEHLQRCVGFDPKYSAAWKLLGKAYQGLEDYPAARQAWEQGLEAARGHGDKQAEKEMTVFLKKLERQTKG comes from the coding sequence ATGCTCGAATCCCTGGAAAAAATGCTCGCCAAGGGCATGGATAACTCGCTGCTGCGCTTCGGCCTGGGCAAGGGGTATCTGGATCTGCACGAATACGCCAAAGCCGCCGAGCACCTGCAACGCTGCGTCGGTTTCGACCCCAAGTATTCGGCGGCGTGGAAGCTGCTGGGCAAGGCTTACCAGGGGCTGGAGGACTATCCGGCGGCGCGCCAGGCCTGGGAACAGGGCCTGGAAGCAGCCCGCGGGCATGGCGACAAGCAGGCGGAAAAGGAAATGACGGTGTTTCTCAAGAAGCTCGAGCGCCAGACCAAAGGCTGA